CTATAATTACCAGTGGGATAAGGTCGATCGTAGACTTTTTCAGCAGACCCTAAATACCGGATTGATTATCCTGGCTTATTTTTTCTTACTTCTTGCCACGAAAAAGATATTCTCCAGGGAAAACAGATTTCTTCACCGGGAAATAAACATGTGGATCATGCCTGTCATCTATTTCTTCTCAGCAGGGATGATGATGTCAGCGCAGTGGTTCCCGACCATGTTCGATATCCTGGTCCTTTTGTTCATTTTGTTGGCCTACCTGTTGATGATAAAGGGAAAGGGGGCATCAGCGGGTTTTATGCTTGGTATTGCCTGGTTTTCCAAAGAAATTGCCCTTCTGGGTATTATCTTACCCTTCTTTCTTTATGCTACGCATCGGATACAAAAGAAGACGATGGTAGCTTCTCTAAGCGGTTTTGTTGTCCTGGGAGGAACATACTGGCTTATCCGAACGTTCCTTGTCCCGCTGGGATCATCTTCGGACCTTCATGGATTCCAGTTCCAGTACGCAGTCCAATCCATCCTTACCTTTCTTGAATCGTTCTGGTTCCAGAGTTTATTGCGTCCGGGCCCAACGGTAACAGGCATTCTTCTATTTCTCTATTCGATCTTTTCCTTGAAAACGTGGCGTGTGCGGGGCATATTTCTCTTCATGATCTTTCTTTGCATTCTCTCTTATTGGGGAATGCTCGGATACAACGGATCACTGTTGATTACACCGGAGCAATTCAGCGGAAGGTTTTTTATTGTCCCCTTCGTCCTTGCCCTGATTCTGTTTTCTCTCCATGGAAGAAAGTGGGCTCTGGTACCTCTATGTGTGGCGATCCTTTACAGTGGAATGGCAGCAAATAAAAAATATCAGGAATTTCAGCGCGCCTATGCGAGGATCTATATAGAGGCATCGACTTCGAACGATCTCTTCTGTGTTCATTTTCCCATGAAACCTCTGGATGATCCCTCCAGGAACCTGAAAATCGGTGATTACCCCTCTTGTCCCCGTTATCTCGATCCAAAAACCGGGAAGTTGGTCGATCGAAAGGGTGCAATCAAGTAAGAACAGAGAGCCTTTCCATCAGGCGATCCGTGACACGTTCCACCGTCATGGTTTGCAACTGTTCCTGGAGGGGGGCCAGGCTCTCCCGGAAGCAAACCGGGTCTTTGACAATTTCCGTCAACAGGTCACGCAGAGCGTCCGGATCCCGGGCAGGAAACCGTGGCAGGGCGGGATAGGGCTTATAGGAGGGGATGTCACTGACCACCGGGATGCATCCGCAGAGGGCTGCCTCGAGGGGGGGGAGTCCAAATCCTTCCGTGGTGTCGGGTGCGTGTACCATCAGGTGACAGGACCGATAGAGGTTTCCCATTTCGCGATGCGAAAGTCCGCGGAAAAACGTGTCAGTTACCTTCAAATCTCTTTCCTCTTCCGTGATGGGGGTCAGGGATACCCGGAACACCTCGAACGGGAAGTTCCCCTGCCAGTCCGACAGGGTTTTGAGAATAAAGGACACACCTTTGAATTCCGCCTCGAAGTACCCGACTACGGCCATTCGGAGTAGGCGGGCCGGAAGTAGAGGTGTAGGAGAGGGGTGAAAATCCTTGTGATTTAAAAACTGGCCGATCGTATGGGCCTCGATTCCATGTCGGGATCGTATAATCTCCGCAAGATGCGGGGCAACCACCCACCGCTCCATCGGGGTGGAGTAGGCCCGCTCAATCGCCTCTTTCTGGTTTGAGAGAAAGGCCTGGATTCCCTCATACCCCTGGCAGAGGTGCGCCTTCCTCGCAAATTTCCTGCATCGTGAAACAGGATCGATCGTCGTATAGAACGTGGCAATACCGACATCGGCCTCCGGGAACCGTTCCGGGTCAAGGTCGTGAACCTCGAGAAAGGGGATCATATCCATCGGGTACCAGTCCGGCGGTGGGGTCCGGGATACGATCCAGGCCCTGTGGCCGCGTCGGTTCAGCTCTCCCGCCAGGGAGAGGACAATGCGGACCCCGCCGCTGACTTCACAGGACTCAAGAACAAAGGTGAATTTCATGGTCCGGGGTAACGTGTCTTTTCTCCCGTAAGAAAAGAAAGAATCGGTTTGTCTGCGGGAGGCATGGGGAGCGTCCGCAGTTCGGGGATGGGAACCCAGCAGAGTTCTTCGTAATGGAGCGAAGCGGGTTCGCCCCTGAATGTCACCTGGAAGAATAGAATCAATACTTCCTTTTCGGGGTATCGGTAATAAGAAAAGGTAACGGGCTCCGCATCCACAACGTCGATTCCCAGTTCTTCCTTCAGTTCTCGATCCAGGGCTTCCCGGGGTGTTTCGCCCGTATGGATTTTTCCGCCGGGAAATTCCCACAATCCGGCCAGGTGGGAGCCGGGAAGACGACGGCCCAGAAGAATTGTGTCGCCGCGCGAGAGAATGCCGGCGGCTACCAGAATCATGGCCTGATAATGTTTTTCAGCAGAAAGATCAGGTTCGCGGGGCGTTCCGCCAATCTCCTCATAAAGTAGGGATACCACTGGTGCCCGTAGGGCACATAAACCCGCATGCGGTAGCCGTCTTCCACGAGCTTTTTCTGAAGATCTCTTCGGATTCCATAGAGCATCTGAAACTCGAAGGTGTTTACATCGATCTTCTTTTCGCGAACATAGTCAATCGTGGCCTGAATCATCTTTTCGTCGTGAGTGGCAATTCCGTGATAGAGGCCGCTGTCGAGAAGAAGTTTGGTGAGTTTGACAAAGTTTGCGTCGGAATCACTCTTTTTCTGGAAGGCGACCGTCTTTGGCTCCCGGTAAGCACCCTTGCAGAGCCGGACAACCCCGCCCCGGGAAATGATCTGGCGAATGTCCTCTTCACTTCGATAGAGATAGGACTGGATTACGATTCCGACATTGTCGTAGCGGCTTCTAAGGTTGTAGAAGATGTCCAGCGTGCGCTGGGTGCAGTCCGAGCCTTCCATGTCAATGCGCACAAAACTCTTCAGCTCTTTTGCGCGCGCAATGATTCTTTCAATATTGGAAGTACAGAATTCATCCCCCAGGTCAAAACCCATCTGAGTCAATTTGATGGAGACGTTGCCTTCGATTCCCGCTTCCGCCTGGGCATTAAGGATTCGAATGACTTCATCCGCGGCCTCTTTTGCCTCTGCCTCGGTCTCCACGTTTTCACCCAGAAAGTCCATCGTCGCAGTTATTCCATTTTCATTCAGTACCTTGACTGCCGGAATTGCATCCTCAATCGTCAATCCGGCGATAAACCGCTTGGAGGCTCGCTGGGCCAGCTTTGAATGTGTGAAAAACTTCTTCAGGACGTTA
The window above is part of the Thermoanaerobaculia bacterium genome. Proteins encoded here:
- a CDS encoding glycosyltransferase translates to MKFTFVLESCEVSGGVRIVLSLAGELNRRGHRAWIVSRTPPPDWYPMDMIPFLEVHDLDPERFPEADVGIATFYTTIDPVSRCRKFARKAHLCQGYEGIQAFLSNQKEAIERAYSTPMERWVVAPHLAEIIRSRHGIEAHTIGQFLNHKDFHPSPTPLLPARLLRMAVVGYFEAEFKGVSFILKTLSDWQGNFPFEVFRVSLTPITEEERDLKVTDTFFRGLSHREMGNLYRSCHLMVHAPDTTEGFGLPPLEAALCGCIPVVSDIPSYKPYPALPRFPARDPDALRDLLTEIVKDPVCFRESLAPLQEQLQTMTVERVTDRLMERLSVLT
- a CDS encoding (deoxy)nucleoside triphosphate pyrophosphohydrolase — translated: MILVAAGILSRGDTILLGRRLPGSHLAGLWEFPGGKIHTGETPREALDRELKEELGIDVVDAEPVTFSYYRYPEKEVLILFFQVTFRGEPASLHYEELCWVPIPELRTLPMPPADKPILSFLTGEKTRYPGP
- a CDS encoding proline dehydrogenase family protein; amino-acid sequence: MILRAFFIALSRSNVLKKFFTHSKLAQRASKRFIAGLTIEDAIPAVKVLNENGITATMDFLGENVETEAEAKEAADEVIRILNAQAEAGIEGNVSIKLTQMGFDLGDEFCTSNIERIIARAKELKSFVRIDMEGSDCTQRTLDIFYNLRSRYDNVGIVIQSYLYRSEEDIRQIISRGGVVRLCKGAYREPKTVAFQKKSDSDANFVKLTKLLLDSGLYHGIATHDEKMIQATIDYVREKKIDVNTFEFQMLYGIRRDLQKKLVEDGYRMRVYVPYGHQWYPYFMRRLAERPANLIFLLKNIIRP